The Pseudogulbenkiania sp. MAI-1 sequence CCTCGGTCACCTCGGCCAGCAGCGGCTTGATCAGCGGGTAATGGGTGCAGCCCAGCACCAGCGTGTCGACGTTTTCCACCAGCACCGTTTTCAGGTACTCCTCGGCGGTGAGGCGGGTCACCGGGTGATCGACCCAGCCCTCCTCGACCAGCGGCACGAACAGGGGACAGGCCTGGGAGTACACCCGCGCCTCGGGCTGGAGGCGGTGGATCTCGCGGGCGTAGGCGTTACTGTTGACGGTGGTGGACGTGGCGATCACGCCGATCTCGTGGCTCTGGCTCACCTTGACCGCCGCCTGCGCGCCGGCCTCGATCACGCCGATCACCGGGATGTCGCCGGCCTGCTCGCGCACCTGCTCGAGCGCCACCGCCGAAATGGTGTTGCACGCCACCACCAGCGCCTTGACCTCATGCTGCAGCAGGAACTCGACGATCTGACCGGAAAAGGCGCGGATGGTTGCCACCGACTTGACGCCGTAGGGAACGCGCGCGGTGTCGCCGAAATAGATGATGTCCTCGAACGGCAGGCGGTCCATCAGGGCCCGCACCACGGTCAGCCCGCCCACACCGGAATCGAACACCCCAATCGGACGACGCGCTTTGGCTGCTGTCATGACGTTTCCTCAAGCAAACAAGGCGCGCATCTTAGCACGCCTCATCGTCACCCCCTGCGGCTCTGGCAGCATGCTGTGCCAGCGCCCATTGCACATGCTCACGCACCAGCTCCGACGGATCGTTCTCCCTGGCCTTCAGCGCCGCCAACACCGCCGGCGCGCTCGGGGCGTTGCCGAGGCCGACCGCCAGGTTGCGCGACCAGCGCTCGTAGCCGATGCGGTAGATCGGGCTGCCGGCCATGCGCGCGGCGAAGTCGTCCGCGCTCCAGCCGAACAGCTCGGCCAGCGAGACGTCGTCGAGCCCGTGGCGCACCGCGAAGTCCGCCTCCTCGGTCGGCACGGCAAAGCGGTTCCACGGACAGGCCAGCTGGCAGTCGTCGCAGCCGTACACGCGGTTGCCGATCAAGGGCCGCAGCTCCGGCGGAATCGCCCCAGCCAGTTCGATGGTCAGGTAGGAAATGCAGCGGCGCGCATCGACCTTGTAGGGCTCGACGATGGCCAGCGTCGGGCACACATCGAGGCAGCGCGTGCAGCGGCCGCAATGCTCCTCTTCCGCCTCGTCGGGCGGCAAGGGCAGGTCGGTGAACAGTTCGCCGAGAAAGAACAGCGAGCCGTGCCGGCGGTTGAGCAGCAGCGTGTGCTTGCCACGCCAGCCGAGTCCGGCCTGCGCCGCCAGCGCCACCTCGGCCACCGGCGCGCTGTCGGTGAACACCCGATGGCCGAACTCGCCCACCACCGCCTGCACCCTTTCCGCCAGCTTCTGCAGACGATTGCGCAACACCTTGTGATAATCGCGGCCCAGCGCGTAGCGCGACAGATAGGCGCGCTCGCCGTCGGCCAGCACCGCGTCGGCGTCACGCGCCGCGCCCGGCCAGTAATGCATGCGTAGCGAGACGATCGACAGCGTCCCCGGTACCAGCTCCGCCGGACGCAGCCTGAGCACGCCGTGGCGCGCCATGTAGTCCATCTCGCCATGACAGCCTTCGGCCAGCCACGCCAGCAGCGTCGCTTCGGCCTCGGGCGGCAGCTGCGGTCGGGTGATGCGGGCATCGGCAAAGCCCAATTCGCCCGCCCACGCTTTGATTTGCCGCGCCAATTCGGGATAATCCGGTTTTTGCAAGGACTTCTCGGTCATGGAGATGGATGATACCAGTGTTCGACAGGGCAGCCTGCCCGATGAGCCCGCCACGCTAGCGTTGGGCGGGGCACTGGCGCGCGCCGTCGTCCCCGGCACCGTCATCTACCTGTGGGGCGACCTGGGCGCCGGCAAGACCACGCTCAGCCGCGGCCTGCTCGCCGGACTCGGCCACCACGGCCGGGTCAAGAGCCCGACCTATACCCTGGTGGAAAGCTACCTGCTCGCCACTCTCACGGTACACCATTTCGACCTCTACCGCTTCGCCGACCCGGAAGAGTGGGAGGATGCCGGCTTTCGCGACTATTTCGGCCCCGACACGCTCTGCCTGGTGGAGTGGCCGGACAAGGCAGAAGGCCTGCTGCCGCGCGCCGACCTGATCGTGGAACTGGCCGTCGCCGGCAGCGGTCGGAAGTATAAAATCACCGCCCAAACGGACATTGGACAGTCATGCCTCACCCGCCTTTCGATCCCGCCCGCCGCCGCCTGATCGGCGCCGCCGCCGCGACCTTCCTGCTGACGGTCAGCCGCGTCGGCCTGGCTGCCCCGAGCCAGCTCGTCGCCCTGCGGGTCTGGCCGTCGTCCACCTACACCCGCGTCACGCTGGAAGCCAACGAGGCGCTCAAATACAAGTACTTCAGCATCCCCAACCCCGACCGGCTGGTGATCGACATCGAAGGCGTGCAACTCAACGCGGTGCTCAAGGACATCGGCAGCCAGATCAGCACCGCCGACCCGTTCATCCAGACGGCCCGTGCCGGCCAGTTCACCCCCGATACCGTGCGCATCGTGCTGGACCTGAAGTCCGACATCAAACCACAGGTGTTCACCCTGGCGCCGGTAGCGGAATACCACCACCGGCTGGTCATCGATCTCTACCCCACGGCCCAGCAGGACGACCCGCTGCTGGCGCTGCTGGAAGACTACAACAAGGGCAAGCTGGAACAGCCGCCGCTCAAGTCGAAGAACAAACCCGACAAGAGCCGCCCGATCCTGATCATGCTCGACCCAGGCCACGGCGGCGAAGACCCCGGCGCAGTCGGCCCCTCCGGCACCCGCGAGAAGGACGTGGTGCTGAAGATCGCCAAGCAGCTCAAGCGCATGATCGACGCCGAACGCAATATGAAGGCCTACATGACGCGCGACGAGGACGTGTTCATCCCGCTTGGCGTGCGCGTGGCCAAGGCGCGCAAGCTGGGCGCCGACCTGTTCATCTCGATCCACGCCGACGCCTTCCTCAACCCCAGCGCGCGCGGTTCGTCGGTGTTCGCGCTGTCGGAGCAAGGCGCCACCAGTACCGCGGCGCGCTACCTGGCCAAGACGCAGAACGACGCCGACCTGATCGGCGGGGTGAAGATCACCAGCAAGGACCGCTACCTGGCGCACACCCTGTTCGACCTGACCCAGACCGCCACCATCAACGACAGCCTCAAGCTCGGCAAGAGCGTGCTCAGCAAGATCGGCGAGCTCAACCGGCTACACAAGGACGAAGTGGAACAGGCCGGCTTCGCCGTGCTGAAGGCGCCGGACATCCCGTCCATCCTGGTCGAGACCGCCTTCATCAGCAATCCGGAAGAAGAACGCCGGCTGATGGACAGCACCTTCCAGCAGAAGGTGGCCGAAAGCATCTTCGGCGGCGTACGCAGCTACTTTGCCCAAGGCGCGGCGCTGGCGCGCGTCTGAGGCGTTTCGACAAGACCGCAAAGCACATGGCCCGCTGATGCGGGCCATGTGCTTTGTCCTTAAGAAGCATTTTTCAGCGCAGATCGCTCGGCGGCTCACTATCCGGATGCTCTTCCTCCGCCGGCAGACGATAGCTCTCGTCCGCCCACTGCCCCAGATCGATCAGCTTGCAGCGCTCGCTGCAAAACGGCCGGTAGCGGCTCTGCGGCTCCCAGCGCACGGCGGCACCACAGGTCGGGCAGGCGACGATTCGTACCTTCTCGCTCATGACGATACTCAGAACTTGCAATGGGTCAGGGTGAATTCGACATCGGCCTCGGTCGGCTTGGGCCGGCTCTCGCCGGTGGCCGCGTTGATGAAGCGGATGTTCAGCGCATACTTGTTGGCCGACAGCTCCGGCAGGGCGCCGAGCGACTCGTCGAAACCGATGCGGATCAGCTGCACCACCTTGCCGCCGGACATCTGCTGGAACACCCCGCGCCGCGCCACGTACTGGTGCGACTTGCCGCCGTTGCGCAGCAGCTTGAGCAGGATGCGCGATGCCTCGGCCGTCGGCATCAGCGGCGCGGCCCAGCGCTGCAGATCGACACGGCGCTCATCCGGCTGCTTGAGCTGCCAGAGATAATACGACGGCAGGTCGAACTGGCAGGTTCCGCCGGGGATGCCGGCCCGCTGCTTGATCGCCATCAGCCACTCGTTTTCCCGCAGATGCTGGCCGAACTTGCCGGTCAGATCCAACAGATTCCCCGCCGTGCTCTCGATCTCGTCGATGACCCCTTCCAGCATGTCTTCGGACACATTCGGATTGTCGCGCAGGGCCTCGAGAATCTGCTTCTGCCGTTCCAGCTCCTGCAGCAGCTCGGCCTTGAGATCGGCGCGTGACGCCGTCTCCATCAACTCGAACAGCGTCAGGATGGCGGAATGGTGCTCGAAGGGATGATCTTGGGAAATGAAAAAGGCCAGGCGCGCGTACAACTGCTCCAAGCGCAGCAGCATCCGAGTTTTCTCGGTAACGGGAAATTCAAAACTGATCACGGCACCACGGCCCTTCTAGATGGCTTTTATTGGAGTAATTGTTTGCGCCGGTCATGAAGCGGAGCGCAGTCGGCCTCATCACTGGCCCCGAGCCCTGGCGAGGCTCGACAGATAATAACGATGTTTGGCCTCGACTTGAAGCGCAAGTTCACTCAGCGTGCCGCTATTGTCAATAATATCGTCGGCGAGCTGCCGCTTGACCGCGCGCGGCATCTGCGCCGCCATGATGGAACGCACCTGCGGCTCGCTCAAGCCGTTGCGCTGCATCACCCTGGCCACCTGAACCTCTTCGTCGCAATCGATCAGCAAGCTGCGATCCACCACCTCGCGATAAGCCTGGCTTTCAAACAGCAAGGGCACCACCAGCAAGGCGTACGTCCCCTCCACCTGGGCCAGTTGGGCCAAACTGTCTTCGAGAATCAGCGGGTGCAGGATGGCCTCGAGCTCTTTCCTCGCCTCGGGCTGCTCGAACACCAGCTCGCGCATGCGCTGACGATCGAGCGCCCCGTCTGCCCGCTGAAAACCCGCCCCGAAGCGCTCCACGATCAGCGGCATCGCCCGCCCCCCGGGGGCCGTCAGGGCATGCGACAGCTCGTCGGTATCGACCACCGCCACACCGAGATCAGCAAAACAGCGGGCAGCGGCGCTCTTGCCCGACCCGATGCCGCCGGTCAGCCCGACCACCTTAGCGGCCGCCAAGGTACCACCCGACAATCTGTTCTCCCCACAGCAAGGCGATCCACCCCGCCAACGCCAGGTAGGGCCCGAACGGCAAATGCTGCCCACGGCCCAAGCGGGCCAGCAGGATCATGGCGATGCCGAACACGGCCCCCACCAGCGAAGACAGCAGGATCACCAGCGGCAGCATCTTCCAGCCGAGCCAGGCACCCAGCGCCGCCAGCAGCTTGAAGTCGCCGTAACCCATGCCCTCCTTGCCCGTCACCAGCTTGAACAGCCAGAAGATCAGCCACAGCGACGCATAGCCCGCCATGGCACCGATCACCGCCTCGTCGAGCGGCACGCGTCCGCCCAACAGACTGAACAGCAAGCCCCCCCACAACAAGGGCAGGGTCAGCGAGTCCGGCAACAACTGGGTATCGGCATCGATGAACGCCAAGGCGATCAGCGTCGCGGTCAGGGCGGCGTAGCCCAGCAGATCGAGCGTCCAGCCGAAACGGTAGGCCAGTGCCGCGAACATCAGACCGCACATCAACTCCACCAGCGGATAACGCCGCGCGATCGTCGCCCCGCAGTTCCCGCACCGCCCGCGCAACAGCAGGAAGCTCAACACCGGGATATTCTGCCAGGCCCGCACCGGTGCCTGGCACGAAGGGCAATGCGAGGCCGGCGTCAGCAGGTTGAAGCGCGGTCCCTCCTCCGCCGGCTGACCGCTCAACAACGCACACTCCTGCTGCCACTCCCGCTCCAGCATCTTGGGCAGGCGGTGGATCACCACGTTCAGGAAACTGCCCACCAGCAAACCCAGCAAGGCCACCACCCCGGTCATCAACACCGGGTTGGCCGACAGTACCTCATCCATCTCCGTCATCATCAACCGACCACCTGCCCCATCTTGAAGATCGGCATGTACATGGCGATCACCAGGCCGCCGATCAGCACCCCCAGAACGATCATGATGACCGGCTCCAGCAGACTGGACATCGCCGCCACCGCATTATCGACTTCTTCCTCGTAGAAATCCGCCACCTTCTCGAGCATGTGGTCAAGCGAGCCCGACTCCTCGCCGATCGCCGTCATCTGCATCACCATATTGGGGAACAAATTGGTGCGCTGCATGGCGAAACTGAGGCTGGAACCGATACTGACCTCCGACTGGATGCGCTTGGTCGCCTCAACGTAAACCTGGTTGCCGGAAGCCCCCCCCACCGAATCCAGCGCCTCCACCAGCGGCACCCCGGCCGTGAACATGGTGGCCAACGTGCGCGCCCAGCGAGCGATGGTCGCCTTCTGCACCACCTCGCCCAGCACCGGCAGCTTGAGCAGCAAGCGGTCGACCTGTTCCTGGAACTTGGGCGAACGCTTGAAGAAGAACATGGCGCCGAAGATGCCCCCGAAGACGACGGCAAAGATCAACCACCAATAGCTGACGAAGGCATCGGACAGCCAGATGACGAACAGCGTCGGCGCCGGCAGATCGGCACCGAAACTGGAAAACAGATCCTTGAACGCCGGAATCACGTACAACATGATGATGGTGGTGATGATGAAGGCGGTGGCGATAATGGCCGAGGGATAGATCATCGCCGATTTGATCTTGCCCTTGATCGCCATGATTTTTTCGCGGTAGGTCGCCAGCTTGTCCAGCAGCGAATCCAGCACCCCGCCGGTCTCCCCGGCGGCAATCAGGTTGCAGAACAGCTTGTCGAAGTACAACGGGCGCTTGCGAAAGGCCTCGGCCAGCGACATGCCGGTTTCCACATCGGCGCGCACCTCCAGCAGCATCTTGGTCACGGCCGGGTTGCTATGGCCCTTGGCCGAGATATCGAAGGCCTGCAACAGCGGCACCCCGGCCTTCATCATCGTGGCCAGCTGACGGGTAAACAGCGTGATGTCGCGCTCGGTGATGCGCCGCCCGAACCCCGCCTTGCGCTTCTTCAGCTTCAGCACCGTGATGCCCTGACGCCGCAACTGGGCCTTGGCCACCATTTCGGACTCGGCGCGCATCTCCCCCCGCACCACCTTACCGGTACGGTCCTTGCCTTCCCACTCCCAGATGTGGACCGCCGCCGTGGGCAGTTTCTTTGTCAGCGTCGCCATGGCGTCTCACTTCCCTGCAGTATTATTCGTTGGTGACGGCTTCGATTTCCGCCAGCGAGGTGATTCCCTGCTTCACCTTGAGCAGACCGGCATGGCGCAGATCGACCATGCCCTCCTGGCGCGCCAGATCGGCGATATCTACCGCCGTGCCGTTTTTCATGATAAGCCGAGTCATGGCATCGGTGATGGGCATCACCTCATAAATGCCCACCCGCCCGCGGTAGCCCGAATCGCGGCACTCGCGGCACCCCACCGGGCCATACGCCTGCCAGCTGCCGTCCAGTTCCTCCTCTCGGTAGCCGGCACGCAGCAAGGCCTCCCGCGGGATGTCCATCGGCTTCTTGCAGTGATTGCACAGACGTCTGGCCAGACGCTGTGCCATGATCAGCAGCACCGAACTGGCCACGTTGAACGGCGCCACCCCCATGTTCAGCAACCGCGTCAGCGTGGCGGGAGCGTTGTTGGTGTGCAGCGTGGAAAACACCATGTGACCGGTCTGCGCCGCCTTGATGGCGATATCGGCGGTCTCGAAGTCGCGTATCTCGCCCACCATGATCACGTCCGGGTCCTGGCGCAGAAAGGCCTTCAGCGCGGACGAGAAGGTCAAGCCGGCACGCTCGTTGACGTTGACCTGGTTGATCCCCGGCAGGTTGATTTCGACCGGGTCCTCCGCCGTGGAGATATTGGTGTCCGGTTTGTTGAGGATGTTCAGGCAGGTATACAACGACACCGTCTTGCCGCTGCCGGTCGGGCCGGTGACCAGCACCATGCCGTAGGGTCGGGCGATGGCCTCCAGCAGCATGGCCTTCTGCTCCGGCTCGAACCCCAACTGCTCGATATTCAGCGTGGCCGCCGACTGGTCGAGGATACGCATCACGATCTTCTCGCCGAACAGCGTCGGCAGCGTGCTGACCCGGAAATCGATGGCACGCGTCTTGGACAGCACCAGCTTCAAGCGCCCATCCTGCGGCACGCGCTTCTCGGAAATATCCAGCCGCGAGATCACCTTGATGCGCGAAGCGATCTTCTCCTTCAACAGCAAGGGCGGCTGTGCCACTTCCTTGAGCACGCCGTCGACCCGGTAGCGGATGCGGTAGTATTTCTCGTACGGCTCGAAATGAACGTCCGACGCGCCGCCGTTGATCGCATCCAGCAACACCTTGTGGATGAACTTGACTACCGGCGCATCGTCCACCTCGGTCTGGGCGACGGTTTTTTCCGGCTCGGCATCCGGGTCGGCGAACTCCAGGTCACCGAAATCCTCGTCCACCAACGCCTTGATCGCAGCGGTCCCGTCAGTCTTGTAACTGCCGATCAGCTTGCCCAGCTTGTCGTCCTCCACCACCACCACCTCGACTGACAAACTGGTCTTGAAGGTGATGGCGTGGAAGGCCGAGGTCTGGGTCGGATCGGACGTGCCAATGAACAGCCGGCTGCCTCGCTTGTAGAGCGGCAACAAGCGGCGGCTGCCGATCAACTCCTCGTCGACAAGGCCCTGCGGTAGCTGCTCGGGCTCGACGGCGGCCAGATCCAGCAATGGAAAGCCGAAGACCTGCGAGGCAAAGGTCGCCACCTCCAGCGCCGTCATTTTCTTGCTGAGGATGAGCTGCTCGACGAAACTGATCGATGAGCTTTGCGCTTGGCGCTGGATCGCCTCGGCGTCCTGCAGCAGCAGGCTGTTGTGTTGCACCAGGGCACGGCCGAGGCCGGAAACGCCTGCAGAAACTTCCATAACGTTCCTTGTTCGAACGACGCGATCATCTGCCCGCTCATCGTCACCACCTACCCGCAGCACGATGACAGCGGCACACTCCGGACTGTAGCGCAAATCCACCCGGCCTGCATGAAACGGCCAGGAGAAAGGCACGACCAGTACGCCGCTCACTCAGGCAATCAAGCAAGATCCGGCGAGCCGTGGTCGATGGCATTCTACGCAAGCAATAGGCATGAAAAAAGGCCGCTTGCGCGGCCTTTTCGGCAATCTGTAAGGGCTTACAGATTAGAAGGAGTGAACGGCGTTCACACCGAAGGCGCGGATGTCATCCGAGGAGCCGCCGTCGAAGTTCAGCTTGCCATACTGGGCGCCCAGCACGGTGCGCTTGGACAGGGCGTAGTCAACGCCAACCACGTACTGCTTGTAACCGGTGTCGGACTCTTTGTCGCCGTCAACCTTTACGTCCCAGCCCTTGGCCAGCGACAGTTTCGGGGTCAGCGCGCCCATGGTGTAGGCCACGGTCAGCACGGCTTCGCGGTCCTTGACTTCGTCGCCAGCAACTGCGGAACCAATGTTGAAGGCAAGAGAGTCGCCAGCAGCAGTCACGTAGCTCTTGGTCTGCTGGTAGCCCACGGCCACCAGCAGGTTGTTGGCGCTGTAGCCGGCTTCTACGCGGTGGCTCTGGTTGTCCTTGTCAGCGGCCGGATTTTGGCTGTTCTGACGGAGGTAGCTGTACTTGGCGAAGAAGGCGTCGAACTTGTAGCCCAGGCCCAGGTTCCAGGTATCCTTGTTCACACCAGCGGTTTCGTCAGCGCCGTACAACACGGTGGCGTTGAAGCCAGCGAATTCCGGGCTGTCGTAACGCACGGCGTTGTTTACGCGGCCGTCGTTGCGGGTGAAGGTCCCCAGACCCATGGCATTGTTGCCGTACTCGTACGGGTCAACGTCTTCCATGTCGGAGTTCTGGAAGGTGCTCAGACGGCCGAACTTCACCTTACCGAAGTCGCCTTGGAAGCCCAAGAAGCTGTCACGCGACGCCCAAGTACCGCCAGCGGCGCCCTTGTCGTCGATCGACACCTTCTGCTCGACCTGCCAGATGGCCTTCAGGCCGTTGCCCAGATCTTCGGAGCCCTTGAAACCGATACGAGTGCCGATATCGTCGATGCGGTTAACGGAGGAAGAGTCGCCTTCCTTCACGTTTTCCACACCCATCTTGATCTTGCCGTACAGGGTCACGTCGGCCATGGCGGCAACCGGCAGGGCGGCCAGAGCAACAGCGATCAGCTTTTTGTTCATCGCGTTCTTCCTTGTTTAAGTCAGTTGGGTTTGTCCGGTTCCAGGCCGCCTTGAGAGCAGGCCGGTCCGAACATTTCTGCACCACCGATTACTTCCGGCGATTTCTGTCGAGACTATAAATCTGGCGTTGCGAAAATACAAAATCGCGTTGCAAACCCATCAAGTCCGGTTTGACGGGCATGCAACAAAAAACAGCAAGTCATTGTTTTTATTTAAAAAATAAGGAACGTGACTTTGTTGTCAATTTGCCACAATGCCACCAGTTATGACAAAAACTGTTGCAAAAAAGTCACTCCATGCATTCCCGGCCGTGGCGATGAGCACATGGCATCCGGATCAAAGAGACGACAAAATAGCACCATCCCCTCCTAACCCTTCCCTGCCATGACGACCACTTCCTTGTGCTGGTTCCGCCGCGACCTGCGCCTTGACGACCACGCGGCCATACACGCTGCCTTGCGCCACAGCGAGCGGGTGATCTGCGTGTTCGTGTTCGACCGCGACATCCTGGAGGGTCTGCCACGACAGGACCGCCGGGTGGACTTCATCTGGCATGCGCTCGTCGAACTGAAGCAGGCCTTGCGCCAGTGCGGCAGCGATCTGGTGGTGAGCCATGGCCGGGCTGTCGAGGACATTCCGGCACTGGCACGGGAATACGGCGCCGGCACGGTCTGGGCCAGCCGCGACTGCGAGCCGGCCGCCCGTCAGCGCGATGAGGAGGTTGCCGCCGAACTGGCACGGCACAGCATTCGGCTGAAAACGGTCAAGGACCGGGTTATTTTCGAACAGGACGAAGTGTTGAACGGCAGCGGCAAGCCTTATACCGTCTTCACTCCGTATCGCAACGCCTGGCTGAAAAAACTCACCCCGTTTTATCTACAGGCCTATCCCAGCACACATTACCTGGATAGGCTGGCGAAACTGGACGAAACACCTCTGCCCACCCTGGCCGAATTGGGATTTGCCGACAGTGGACTGAAGCGATTAGGCATCCACCCCGGCATGTCGGGCGCCGCAACCTTGTTCTCCGACTTCGCCCAACGCATCGACCGTTACCAGCAATGGCGCGACTTCCCTGCCGCCAAGGGGGTGTCGTATCTGTCGGCCCACCTGCGTTTCGGCACCATCTCGATCCGGCAACTGGCACAGTTTGCCTGGCAGCAAGGCAATGCCGGCGCTCTGAAGTGGCTTGACGAACTGATCTGGCGCGAGTTCTACCAGCAACTGCTGTGGCATTACCCACGGGTAGCAGAGGAAAGCTTCAAGCCGGAATACCGCCAGCTCGCCTTTCCCAACGATGAAGATCTGTTCGCCGCCTGGTGCAGAGGGCGCACCGGTTACCCTCTGATCGATGCAGCAATGCGCCAACTGGAATACAGCGGTTACATGCACAACCGGCTGCGCATGGTGACGGCCAGCTTTCTGGTGAAGGACCTGCTGATCGACTGGCGTTGGGGAGAGCGCCATTTCGCCGAAAAGCTGATCGACTACGATCTGGCCGCCAACAACGGCGGCTGGCAGTGGGCCGCCTCGACCGGCTGCGATGCCCAGCCGTGGTTCCGCATCTTCAACCCGGTGGCCCAATCACAGAAATTCGACCCGGAGGGCAAGTTCATCCGCCGTTATCTGCCCGAGCTGGCCGGGCTCGACAACAAAGCCATCCATGCCCCATGGCAGGCCAAGATGCTGCCTCCGGGATTCAGGCTGGGGCATGATTATCCTGCACCAATCGTCGACCACTCCGTGCAACGGGAGAAAGCACTGGTGCTGTTCGGGCAGCGCCACAAAGCATGAACGCCCCGGGCGGGGCATTCCAGCAAGAACGAGGCGGGCTATTGCCTGGGCGGCATGACTGGCTTGACCGCCGGTCTGGCCGGAGCAGCCAGAGTCGCCCCCGGTTTGGCTTGCGTCGCCATGCCATTGCCGGTAACTGCAATGTCCTGGCGCAGTTTTTCCAGGGTCTTGTCGCCGATACCCGACACGTTCTTCAACTCGTCGACACTCCTGAACGGCCCCTGCTTGGTCCGGTAGTCCAGAATCGCCTTGGCCTTGGCCGGACCGATGCCGTTGAGCGACTCGAGTTCCTGCTGCGAAGCGGTATTAAGGTTAATGGCCGCCATGGCCGAGGAGCAAAATACCAGCAGGCTGGTGAGAATGAGCAGCAACTTCTTCATATCGACGCCTTAGGTGCACGAATAAGGGAGAACCGCCGCCAATATGACAAACAATTGTCAGCGATGCAAAACCAGTTCGAGCACCACCTTACTGCCGATATAGGCAAACATCAGCGCCACAAATCCAATCAGCGTCCAGCGCACGGCCAGCTTGCCACGCCAGCCATAGAACTTGCGCCCCAGTAGCAGCGCACCGAACAAGCCCCACGCGATGATGGAAAACACGATCTTGTGCGACCATGCCACCGGCTTGCCGAATACCTCCTCGGAGAACACCACGCCGCTGAGCAGACTCGCGGTCAGTAGCAAAAAACCCACACCCAGCACTTGGAACATCATGGTTTCCAGCGACAGCAGCGGCGGCAGCTGGCGCACCAGGCTCATCCAGCGTTTGTCGTGCAGCGCCTTGTCCAGGGCCAGCATCAGCACCGCCACCAGCGCACCGATGGCG is a genomic window containing:
- the murI gene encoding glutamate racemase, whose product is MTAAKARRPIGVFDSGVGGLTVVRALMDRLPFEDIIYFGDTARVPYGVKSVATIRAFSGQIVEFLLQHEVKALVVACNTISAVALEQVREQAGDIPVIGVIEAGAQAAVKVSQSHEIGVIATSTTVNSNAYAREIHRLQPEARVYSQACPLFVPLVEEGWVDHPVTRLTAEEYLKTVLVENVDTLVLGCTHYPLIKPLLAEVTEGRIELVDSALTTAEATAEVLGGLDLLNPQRGTPEYRYYVTDIPLRFQTIGERFLGRSIRDLEMVKLG
- the queG gene encoding tRNA epoxyqueuosine(34) reductase QueG — encoded protein: MTEKSLQKPDYPELARQIKAWAGELGFADARITRPQLPPEAEATLLAWLAEGCHGEMDYMARHGVLRLRPAELVPGTLSIVSLRMHYWPGAARDADAVLADGERAYLSRYALGRDYHKVLRNRLQKLAERVQAVVGEFGHRVFTDSAPVAEVALAAQAGLGWRGKHTLLLNRRHGSLFFLGELFTDLPLPPDEAEEEHCGRCTRCLDVCPTLAIVEPYKVDARRCISYLTIELAGAIPPELRPLIGNRVYGCDDCQLACPWNRFAVPTEEADFAVRHGLDDVSLAELFGWSADDFAARMAGSPIYRIGYERWSRNLAVGLGNAPSAPAVLAALKARENDPSELVREHVQWALAQHAARAAGGDDEAC
- the tsaE gene encoding tRNA (adenosine(37)-N6)-threonylcarbamoyltransferase complex ATPase subunit type 1 TsaE, with product MEMDDTSVRQGSLPDEPATLALGGALARAVVPGTVIYLWGDLGAGKTTLSRGLLAGLGHHGRVKSPTYTLVESYLLATLTVHHFDLYRFADPEEWEDAGFRDYFGPDTLCLVEWPDKAEGLLPRADLIVELAVAGSGRKYKITAQTDIGQSCLTRLSIPPAAA
- a CDS encoding N-acetylmuramoyl-L-alanine amidase; the protein is MPHPPFDPARRRLIGAAAATFLLTVSRVGLAAPSQLVALRVWPSSTYTRVTLEANEALKYKYFSIPNPDRLVIDIEGVQLNAVLKDIGSQISTADPFIQTARAGQFTPDTVRIVLDLKSDIKPQVFTLAPVAEYHHRLVIDLYPTAQQDDPLLALLEDYNKGKLEQPPLKSKNKPDKSRPILIMLDPGHGGEDPGAVGPSGTREKDVVLKIAKQLKRMIDAERNMKAYMTRDEDVFIPLGVRVAKARKLGADLFISIHADAFLNPSARGSSVFALSEQGATSTAARYLAKTQNDADLIGGVKITSKDRYLAHTLFDLTQTATINDSLKLGKSVLSKIGELNRLHKDEVEQAGFAVLKAPDIPSILVETAFISNPEEERRLMDSTFQQKVAESIFGGVRSYFAQGAALARV
- the yacG gene encoding DNA gyrase inhibitor YacG, with amino-acid sequence MSEKVRIVACPTCGAAVRWEPQSRYRPFCSERCKLIDLGQWADESYRLPAEEEHPDSEPPSDLR
- the zapD gene encoding cell division protein ZapD; amino-acid sequence: MISFEFPVTEKTRMLLRLEQLYARLAFFISQDHPFEHHSAILTLFELMETASRADLKAELLQELERQKQILEALRDNPNVSEDMLEGVIDEIESTAGNLLDLTGKFGQHLRENEWLMAIKQRAGIPGGTCQFDLPSYYLWQLKQPDERRVDLQRWAAPLMPTAEASRILLKLLRNGGKSHQYVARRGVFQQMSGGKVVQLIRIGFDESLGALPELSANKYALNIRFINAATGESRPKPTEADVEFTLTHCKF
- the coaE gene encoding dephospho-CoA kinase (Dephospho-CoA kinase (CoaE) performs the final step in coenzyme A biosynthesis.) — encoded protein: MAAAKVVGLTGGIGSGKSAAARCFADLGVAVVDTDELSHALTAPGGRAMPLIVERFGAGFQRADGALDRQRMRELVFEQPEARKELEAILHPLILEDSLAQLAQVEGTYALLVVPLLFESQAYREVVDRSLLIDCDEEVQVARVMQRNGLSEPQVRSIMAAQMPRAVKRQLADDIIDNSGTLSELALQVEAKHRYYLSSLARARGQ
- a CDS encoding A24 family peptidase, which translates into the protein MDEVLSANPVLMTGVVALLGLLVGSFLNVVIHRLPKMLEREWQQECALLSGQPAEEGPRFNLLTPASHCPSCQAPVRAWQNIPVLSFLLLRGRCGNCGATIARRYPLVELMCGLMFAALAYRFGWTLDLLGYAALTATLIALAFIDADTQLLPDSLTLPLLWGGLLFSLLGGRVPLDEAVIGAMAGYASLWLIFWLFKLVTGKEGMGYGDFKLLAALGAWLGWKMLPLVILLSSLVGAVFGIAMILLARLGRGQHLPFGPYLALAGWIALLWGEQIVGWYLGGR
- a CDS encoding type II secretion system F family protein, with translation MATLTKKLPTAAVHIWEWEGKDRTGKVVRGEMRAESEMVAKAQLRRQGITVLKLKKRKAGFGRRITERDITLFTRQLATMMKAGVPLLQAFDISAKGHSNPAVTKMLLEVRADVETGMSLAEAFRKRPLYFDKLFCNLIAAGETGGVLDSLLDKLATYREKIMAIKGKIKSAMIYPSAIIATAFIITTIIMLYVIPAFKDLFSSFGADLPAPTLFVIWLSDAFVSYWWLIFAVVFGGIFGAMFFFKRSPKFQEQVDRLLLKLPVLGEVVQKATIARWARTLATMFTAGVPLVEALDSVGGASGNQVYVEATKRIQSEVSIGSSLSFAMQRTNLFPNMVMQMTAIGEESGSLDHMLEKVADFYEEEVDNAVAAMSSLLEPVIMIVLGVLIGGLVIAMYMPIFKMGQVVG